The Isosphaeraceae bacterium EP7 genomic sequence CCGCCCGACGGCCCGCCCCCGCCGAGCGGCGGCCGGGGCGGGCGTCTCGGTTCACTCGGTCGGGGCGGCCCGCGATGTGCCGCTCGTTCAGCTGCAGGGGAAGCCCGTTGGGTCGCCGTGCCCGCCGATGTTCAGGTCGATGACCCCGGCCGTGATGGCCGAGTCGCCGAACCCGTGGACCTTGCCGAGCCTCTTCCAGAGGGCGGAGATCGCGGCCGCGAGGCCTCCCCCGCCGGAGAACGTCTCCTTGTAGTCCAGCTCCTGAATGGAGGTGGACGAGAACGAGGCGGTCAGGGACTCCAGCGTGTAGACCTCCGCCAGCTCGAGCATCAGGTCCAGGCTGCCCGCGTCGACCGTGTCGAGGTCGGCCTGCGACACGACCCCCAGCGCGGCGACCGAGCCGCCCGCCCCGCGGATGGACCGGGAGATCGGGCCCACCAGGTCCGGGTTCGAGCCAGTGGCGGCGGCCGACTTGCCCGCCCTGGTGAGCCAAGGGCCTACGCGTGAGACGATCTCGGCCTCGACCTGGGCGAGCGTCGCCATGGTTCAGGCCCCCTTCTTGGGGGCGCCGGCCGGCGCCCCGGCCTCGGACGGCGGGGCCGCGGGCTTGTGGCCCTGCGCGTCCACGTAGGCCTTGATGTGCGCCACCTGCTCGGTCAGCGTCTTCAAGTCGCGGGCCATCGCCGCCAGGCTCTCGGCCTGTTGGGCGACGGCCGCGGCCCGCTTCTTCTCGGCGTAGACGTTCGCCACGATCCGACCCTCCTTCAGCGTTCGATGCGATTCGATCGCCCGGCCGGGAACAGCCCGACCGGGCATCTCGGATCAATAGACGAGGGCGGCGGGCACGTCGTAGCTGCCGCTGGCCTTGAGCTGGACGACGACTCCGTTGAGCCGATTGACCACGCCCATCCCGAACCGGTGCCGCCAGAATGAGGATTCCATGGGGAATTCCTCGTCCTTGGCCACCAGTTGCAGCCCCCGGCCGAATCCCTGCTCGATCGGGTCGATCCGCTCGTATAGCGGGGCCGGGGCATCGGCGTGAATGCCGAGCATGTACCCGGTGGGAATCCACCTCCAGGTGGCCACCCAGGCGCCCGACACTCGGCCGATGATCCGGGCCGAGGACGGGATATTGGGGCTGCCCGCTGGCCGGGCGGTGTCGTCGCCGAGGACGATGAACCGATCCGGCTCATCCACGAAGCCGGTCATGGCCTTGGTGACGTTGGCCTGGTCGGGGTGGATCAGTACCACCACGTTGGAGCCGCCGGCCGACTCGCCGTAGTGCTCCTCCAATTCGGCAACGATCACGGCATAGGGGTCGTTCGTATCGCTGATCGCCGATGCGAGGTAATTGGACACGATGAAGTGATTCTCGGTCGCGTAGGCCGAGGTGCCGATCGTCGGTTCGAACAGGACGCCATCCCCGTTGGCGAACGGCTGGATGATCAGATCGCCCCACTCCTGATCCTTGAATGTACGGGCGACGTTGTTGAACAGGGCTCTGAGGATCTGCTTGCGGACGACGTTGCGGCCTTGATTGAGGACCGTCTCGACGTGGCGGTTGAGTTCTTGGAGGCGCATCTTCTTGATGGTCACGTCATCGACCAAAATCTGCGCCGCGTAGTCTTCGAGCGGGAGCGCGACTTCGTAGCCCGGTCCGGCCTTGACCGCCTGTGGCGCGGTCTGCTCCATGCGGAGCTGAAGCTCGCCGCCGCCGATCGTCTTGAATCGCCACTTGTAGAGGTCCGTCGACTGATCGACGAAGAACTCCGTGCTAGTGGCGATCTCCTGGTTGAACCTGTCGATCAGCTCGACCGTGGCGCCGTAAATCGTCGTCTGCCCGACCTGGTTGACATACGAGTTGTCCAGGTCCGGCAGGCCGAGCGCACCGTGAATCACGCCCATCGTGAACCTCCTAGCGAGGAGAAAAGCCGGCCATGGCGGACCCGGCGGGAAATGAAGCGAGGCGGTCAGGCCACGAGGGCCGGCTTGGGGAAGTCGAGGTAGATGATCTTGGAGAACTCGCCGTCGGAGGTCGCCTCCACGCGGCCGACGACGATCGAGACGGTTCCCGCCGCGGTATCCAGGTCGCCGGCGTCGTTGACATAGACCAAGGCGCCGCAGCTGAGCCCAGAGACGTTGAAGCCCGAGATGTAACCTCTCCGCATGATGCCGGCCGCCTGCCCGGGCGAGACGCCGCGGAGGTTCACACCGATTGGATTTTTCTTGCCCGACACCGTGAGGGCTGCGACGCCGACTTTGCCGGTGGCGAGCAGATACCCGCACTTGCCCGCGGCCATCGCCTCGGCCGGGACGTGGGTGTAGAGCTCGCAGTTAGGGAAGTTGGTCGGGTTCAGATTGTTCGCATCGAACGTGATCACAGCCATTGAATCGCCCCTTTCCGAGCGTGAGGTCAGATGCCGCCGAGCCGGCCGTTCTGGAAATACTTCTCGACCCGCGAGCCCATCGGCGCGGGAACCGGTCGTGAGCCGGACGATGCCGACTGGTGGCCCCTGGGGAGACCAGGTGCTGCCTGAGCCTGCCCCGGCCTGAGGCTGGGCAGGAACTCGGCCCACTGCTTCGCCGCGTGGTCGGCGAGCCTGATCGGCTGGCCGTCCTCGCCCTCGCGGGGGACGACGTAGGCGACCTTGGCGTCCCTGGCCCCGACCTTCTCGTCCCTGATCTCGAACCGGAGATCGGCGGCGAGCGTGGACAGGACCCTGGGATTGAAGCCGCCGACCTCGGCGACGGTGCGAAGCTCCTCGGCCCGCTCCATTCGAGAGGCCCTCTCGGCGGCGGCCTTGCCGTCCTCGATGGCCTTCGTCAGCTCTTCGGCCTTGCCGAGCTTGCGGTAGTGGTCGAGGGCCTCGATGTCCTTAGCGGAGGCCACGACCGAGCCGGCGGGCACCCTGCCCTCGGCCTGGGCGAGCTTCTCGCGGGCCTCGGTCAGCTCGCGGTGGAGGTCGCGGGCATAGCCGATGGCGTCGTTCTCGCGGGCCTTGAGCTGGTCGGCGAACCCGCTCGCCTCGGAGGCCTTGAGCCTCCTGGCCTCGGCGGCCTCCAGCTTGGCCAGCTTGTCGCCGACGATCTTCAGTTCGGCGGTCGGATCGGCGACGGCTCCGCCGCCTCCCCCGTCCGCGTCGGGGTTCAATCGGATGATCATGATTCCACCTCGTTAGGAGCGTCGATTGAGGAGTCCGAGGCGGGATTGAGTGCGGCCTTCTCGGCCGAGGCCGCCGCGATCTCGCCGTCGTCGAAGCCCGTCCGCCGCATGGCGATGGCCAGCGGTACGCCCGCCGACACCAGGGCGCCTAAGGCCGATGCCCTGGCCTGCTCGTCTGCGATGCGGTCGGCCTCGTCGAGCCCAAAGACCGGCCTGGAGCCGATCGAGTGGTCGAGCGTGCCGGCCCGGTAGCTTTCCAGGCCGAAGCCCTCATAGCCGGCATACCCCTCGAAGCCGCCGATCGCGGCGGCCATCTGGTGGGCCCGGACCAGGGCGTCGTCGTAGCTCGCCCTGCGTCCGAGCACCTTGGCCTCGGCGGGCTGTCGTGCAATCCGCAGGGCCTCGCCGCTGGCGTCCCCGCTGGCACGCAGGCGGTCGAATCGCAGCTCGGGGAAGTCGCGCTCGATCTCGGCGGAGAGCCCGGCGATCGAGGCCACCACGTCGGCGATGTTGAGATTGGTGACCAGGGCCGTGGGAGTCCCCGCCCCCTCGCCCAGCCAGATCGCCGGATGCTGGTCGCGCCCGGGATCGGACCGCCCCTCGGCCTGCGTGGCGGCGAACTGGCTGACCGGCCCCGACTTCGGGGCGGGCATCGTGACCCCGACGGACGGCTGCTTGGCCGGGAACGCCCACGGGGCATTCGCCATCCGCCGCACGAAGTCGTTCAGGACCGAGGCCTGATCGTCCACCTCGAAGATCTTGCCCCGCTCGGCGTGCAGCTCCGACCACCCCGCCCCGGCCCCGACGTCGAGGTGCTGGGCCCAGACGAACGGGACGAACCCGTAGGGCAATACCCACTCGACGCCCTCGGGCCCCCAGGCGTACGGGGCGTCGTCACGCGTCGTGCGATAGAGGACGTCGTCGCCGTCCCCCCGCTCGACCACCTTGGCATAGCGGGCCGTCCGCCCGGGGTACTCCGGGTCGGGCCGGTCCTCCTGGAAGGTGTAGCCCCGGACGTTGCCGCCGCGGTCCAGCTCGAAGTCGACCAGCTTGCGGGGGTCGACCGGGACGAGCGTGACGCGGCCCTTGGCCGGGTCGTTGTGGACCTCCATCGGTGCGTCGCCCATCACGGCGCCGTACCGGCCCCAGATCGACTTGCCCGTCTGCCAGTTGGAGTCCCGCCAGAGCCGAGACAGGGCCAGGCGTAACGCGGGGCTCGCCCCGGCGATCGGCAACGCGGCACGGGTCACCGACCCGTCGCCGGCCGCGGTGTCGAGCGGGCCGCCCATCAGGTGGGTGGCCCAGAACTCGCCCAGTCGGTAGCTCGGGTTGTAGATCGAGCGGATCGAGCGGTAGAGGCCGAGCCTCGACCGCATGGCGGGCGCGAGGCCGTTGAGGACGTCGCGATAGACCGAATTCTCGTACAGGCCCCAGTAGACCTGGTAGCGTTGGAGCCGGGCCTCATAGGACGCGAAGTCGCCCCGGCCCCCCGCCCCTCGCGAGGTGGAGAACGACGACTCGCGGAACGCGTTGAGCCCCGCCCGGATCCCGGTCATGAATCGCCCCAGCATGTTGGCCATCAGCCCCGCCAATCGTCGAAGGGATTGTCGGAGTAGCCGACCGCCCGCAGGCCGGCGTGGTGCATGACGCCGTATCGGAAGGCGTCGTAGGAGTCGTCGCCGCCGACCCCGTCGTCGTCGGTGTCCACCTTCCGGACCTTCTCCGGCTGGGCCGGGTCGTGCTCCATCGCCGGCAGGCACTCGATGAGCCTCGGGCACCGCTCGGAGATGAACAGCGTCGGGGGGATGCCCCGCTCGGGATCGCCCAGCCGTTTAAGGATTGTGCCGGCCCCGTTGATCCGGTCGTTGATCGCCCGCTCGAGGACCAGCCCGGCGTCCTCGTAGTCCTCGGCGATCGTCCGGCCGTTGCGGTCCTTGCTGAAGACGTCGTGGCCGGCGACGGTGGCCAGCACCCGGTGCGGCTCGATGCCGTTGCGGCCGAGCATGTCGCGGATGGCCGATGCGTGGGTCTCGGGGAGGGCCCGGCGTTCCGCATGCTCGTCGAGGGCGTAGATGTTGCCGTCGCCGTCGGAGCCCATCAGGTAGCAGGCGGTGTAATGGGTGAAGCCGTAGTCCAGGGCCAGCCAGACGTCCCATTCCAGCGGCACATCGAACGCCGGCAGGACGTGGAGATCGGCCCGCCAGGTGGTGAAGAACTGGCCGGCGGCGATGTCCCAGTCCCCGTACCGCCAGGCCCGCAGCTGCCAGCCGGTGAGTCGGTCGAGCACCTTGCGGTAGCCGGGATTGGTGGCCCGATTGTCGTCCACGGTGGCCGGGATGAACCGGGTCTCGTGCTCGGCCCCCTTGCGGGCCGGGGAGACGAACCGACGCTTGTACCAGGCGTGGCCGATGCCGCCGGGGTTGGTGGTCGAGTAGATCCGGGGCCGCCAGCCGGGCTTGCTGGTCCGGTTGCATGTCTGGATCGCCTTGTATTTGGAGGAGGTCAGCGTCGTCGCTTCCTCGACCCCGATGGTGTCGTATTCCAGCCCGAGATACTTGTCGATGTCCTTCTCATTCTGGAAATGACCGGTCACGATCCGGCTGCCGTTGGGGAACCGGAGCTGGCCCTTCGTCGGCACGTAGTCGTATTCCAGGCCGCCGATGACCTTGGGCAACAGGTCTTCCATCCCCTCGGTGTTGGACCGGCCGACCTTCCTGAGCAGCAGGCACTTCAGCCCGGGATAGCGTTGGCAGTCGTCGGCGGCCATCTGGGCCATCATCCAATGGCTCTTGCCCCCGCCTCGCGCCCCGCCGTAGCCAACCTCGTCGGGGCCGTCGGGGCGGTCGCATTCGCGGGCGGCGGCCGAGGCCCTCAGCTGCTTCGGCTGGAGCGGGCACCCCGCCCGGATCAGGTTCGACACCAAGTCCGGGGGGCAGCCGGCGTCGCGTGCCGCAGCGGCGAACC encodes the following:
- a CDS encoding phage terminase large subunit, with the protein product MAGNALAALAFDRFAAAARDAGCPPDLVSNLIRAGCPLQPKQLRASAAARECDRPDGPDEVGYGGARGGGKSHWMMAQMAADDCQRYPGLKCLLLRKVGRSNTEGMEDLLPKVIGGLEYDYVPTKGQLRFPNGSRIVTGHFQNEKDIDKYLGLEYDTIGVEEATTLTSSKYKAIQTCNRTSKPGWRPRIYSTTNPGGIGHAWYKRRFVSPARKGAEHETRFIPATVDDNRATNPGYRKVLDRLTGWQLRAWRYGDWDIAAGQFFTTWRADLHVLPAFDVPLEWDVWLALDYGFTHYTACYLMGSDGDGNIYALDEHAERRALPETHASAIRDMLGRNGIEPHRVLATVAGHDVFSKDRNGRTIAEDYEDAGLVLERAINDRINGAGTILKRLGDPERGIPPTLFISERCPRLIECLPAMEHDPAQPEKVRKVDTDDDGVGGDDSYDAFRYGVMHHAGLRAVGYSDNPFDDWRG